The following DNA comes from Microbacterium foliorum.
CCTGGGCGACGCACGCCTTGGCCACGGCGGCGGTGAGTGCGGCATCCGGCGCGTTCGTCTCGGGGTTCACGAACTCGGCGGCGATCATCGCACCGTGCCCGCGGATGTCGCCGATGCGGGCATCCTGCTGCTGCATGGCTGCGAGGCGTGTCGTGAGGATCTCGCCGATCTCGCGGGCCCGCTCGATCACGCCGTCGTTCTCGAAGACGTCGATCGCGGCGAGCGCTGCGGCACAGGCGATCGGGTTGCCACCGTACGTGCCGCCGAGGCCGCCCGCGTGCGAGGCGTCCATGATCTCGGAGCGCCCGGTGACGGCGGCGAGAGGCAGACCACCCGCGATGCCCTTGGCGGTCGTGATGAGGTCGGGCTCGATGCCGAAGATCTCGCTGGCGAACATGTGGCCGGTGCGGGCGAAGCCGGTCTGCACCTCGTCGGCGATGAAGACGACGCCGTTGGCGCGGCACCAGTCGGCGATCGCCGGCAGGAATCCGTCGGCCGGGACGATGAAGCCGCCCTCACCCTGGATGGGCTCGATGATGACCGCCGCGAGGTTGTCGGCGCCGATCTGCTTCTCGAGCTGCAGGATGACGCGGGCTGCGGCCTCGCCGCCCTCGAGTCCGTCGCGGAACGGGTACGACATCGGTGCGCGGTAGACCTCGGGGGCGAAGGGCCCGAAACCGCTCTTGTACGGCATCGACTTGGCGGTCAGCGCCATCGTCAGGTTGGTGCGTCCGTGGTAGCCGTGGTCGAAGGCGACGACCGCCTGGCGACCGGTGTGCTTGCGAGCGATCTTGATCGCGTTCTCGACGGCCTCGGCGCCGGAGTTGAACAGGGCGCTCTTCTTGGCGAAGTCACCGGGGGTGAGCCGGTTCAGTGCCTCGGCCACCTCGATGTACGACTCGTACGGAGAGATCATGAAGCAGGTGTGGGTGAACTGTGCGGCCTGCGCGGCCACTGCTGCGGCGATCTTGGGGTGCGCGTTGCCGACGGTCGTCACGGCGATGCCCGAGCCGAGGTCGATCAGCGAGTTGCCGTCGGCGTCGACGACCACTCCTCCGCCGGCGGCGACGGCCGCAACCGGAACCGTGTGCCCGACGCCCGCGGCGACGGCATCCGCCTTGCGCGCGAGGATCTCGGCCGAGCGGGGGCCGGGGAGGTCGGTAACCAGACGTCGCTCCTGGGGGAGGTCGGGTCCGCCGAGGGGGACTGCAACAGCTGCGGTGTCGAGGAGTGCCATGTCCGCGAGCGTACGGCCGGATCCGCGACAGGCGCATTCGCCCGACTGTACAATCTCGTTGAGATCATCGCCCGACCGTACACTTCCGGGGTTCTGGCGACGGGAGAGGAGCATCGGCATGGACGACACCGAGCAGCCCACTCTGCGCGCCCTGTTCCGACGTCGCGACCTCGGACTCGCCCTGATCTCGAGCGAGGGCGACCTCCCGGTGGGCGCGCTCGATCGCCCCCTGCGCTGGGTGCACAGCTCCGACCTTGCCGACCCGACGCCGTTCCTCGCCGAAGACCTCGCTCTGCTGACCACCGGCACCCAGTTCGACGCCGGCACGGACTTCGACGTGTACGTGGGGCGGCTCGCGGACCGCGGGGTGCTCGGCCTCGGCTTCGGCACGGACGTGCATCGCGCCGGGATCCCCGAGGAGCTGATCCTCGAGTGCGCACGCCGCGGGACCCCGCTGTTCGAGGTGCCCTACCGCACGCCGTTCATCGCGATCGCCCGAGCGCACTCCGAGGCCATCGCCGCACAGGCCTACGCCCGCAGATCCTGGGCGCTCGACACCCAGCGTGCGCTGGCACTGGCCGCACTCCGCCCCCGCGGGCTCGACGCGACCGTCGCCGAGCTCGGGAGGCGCCTGGGAGTCTGGGTCGGCATGTACGACGCAGCCGGCTCGCTTCAGCTCTCGCACCCCCGGTCAGCCGTGACAGCGGGCCGGCTGGCCGAACTCGGCGAACGTGCCACCGAGATCCTCGCCCGTGGACTCGAAGCCGGGCAGTCGCTCACGATCGACGATCAGACGTTCACGCTCTTCACCGTCGGACGAGGCGGACATCTGCGGGGAGTGATCGCGTTGGCGGTCGACGCGCTCGACGCCGAGGCCCGCACGGTCGTGACGTCGGTGATCGCGATGGCCGGGCTCGCGCTGGAGCAGAGCGACCAGCTCGCCCGCAGCAAGCGCCGATTGAACTCGCAGCTGCTGAGCTCCCTGCTCGACGACGACCCGACCCTCGCTCGCAAAGTGCTCGGTGGCATGCCGTCGGCGCCCGTCGTCGTGGCGATCGCCGCGGACGCCCCGACCGGACCTTTCGCAGACTGGTGGGACCGCCGCCGCGCCGAGCACGGCACCGCGAGCTTCCTCGCCGAATCTGCGGAGGGCGTCGTGCTCTGCCTGTCGATGGACGACGACGCACTGCTCGACGAGGTCGCCACTCGTTTCGGCATCCGCATCGGGGCGTCGGGGTCGGAATCGTACGACGCGTTCTCGCGTGCCCACGCTCAGGCGCTCGCGGCGCTGCGACAGCAGTCCGGGGCAGGGGTGTTCCACTTCGCCGACGCTGCGGGATCCAGCATCCTCAGCGCGCTCGCGACCGACGAGGCCCGCCTGGTCGCCGAGTCTCGGCTCGCGCCCCTCCGCGACCACGATGCGCGATCAGGCGGCGACCTCGAACGCTCGCTGCGCACGTGGCTCGAGCACGATGCGAAGTCCGATCCGGCGGCTGCGGCCCTCGGCGTGCACCGCCACACGCTGCGGTCGCGGATCACTCAGGCGGGTTCCCTGCTCGGCAGCGATCTGTCGTCGTTCCCCGCCCGCGCAGAGCTGTGGGCGCTGCTGCAGACGGCCCGGGATTAGCCGGCCGGCCCCACTCCCCCTCTACTCCCCCTGCTCCCCTCCGGCACGAAACCCACCTCCCGACACGAAACCCACCGCGCGCACACGGGTCTCACCCCGACACCCCGGTCTCACCGACCGTCGTGACACCCGCCCAGCCGAAGCCGCCCTTCCGACACGAAACCCACCGCACGCACACGGGTCTCACCCCGACACCCCGGTCTCACCGACCGTCGTGACACCCGCCCACCCGAAGCCGCCCTTCCGACACGAAACCCACGGGTCTCACCCCGAAACCCCGGTCTGACCCCGATACCCCGGTCTCACCCCGAAACCGCGGTCTCACCGACCATCGCGGCACCCACTCGGCCGAAGCCGCCCTTCCGACACGAAACCCACCGCACGCACACGGCTCTCACCCCGAAACCCCGGTCTCACGGCGGCCGCGGCACGCAGCAGCGCTGCCGCGGCCTACTCGCCCTCGCCGAGGTTGTCGGAGACGACCTCGAGCGCATGTGCGCGCGCCTGCACGGCATCCGCGCCCCGTTCCGTCGTGACGGCAGCGGCGAATACCTCGGCGAACACCAGATATGCGACGCGCGAGGTGTGCTCGAGCTCGTCGCGGAAGCTCACGCCGGTCGGAGCGATCACGAGCGACAGCGTGGCCGCCTCGGTCAGCGCCGACGAGGCGAAGGATGTCAGCGCGATCACGGTCGCGCCGCCGCGCGCCGCCGCAGTCGCGACGCGAAGGCTTGCCTCGTTCGCGCCCGATCCGCTGACGATGAGGCAGACGTCGTCGGGCGTGAGGTGGCGTGCCGCGATCTGCTGCGCGATGGCATCCGCGATGAACTCCGCCGAGCGCCCCGAGGCCGTGAGCCTCATGGCCAGATCGTTGGCTATCGGCGAGGAGAGGCCGTTGGCGAGCACGAGCAGACGACGAGCGGATGCCGCGAGCCGCACCGCCTCGTCGACCGCATCCGCGTCGAGCAGACTCGTCAGCGCCGGCAGTGACGCCGCGAGACGACCGATCTCGCCCCGCATCCGCCCGAGCGCGCCCGGTCCGTGGTCGATGCCCGCCTCCGTCGGCCCGCTGCCGAGTTCGGCGGCGAGCGCGACGCGCAGCTGCGGGTAACCGCGGTAACCGAAGCTCTGGCACGCGCGCACGACCGTGGCGCGGCCGACACCCGCTCGGTCGGCGAGTTCCTGCGCGGTCCATTCGACCACCGCCTCCGCCGACTCGACGATCAGCTCGGCGACGCGGCGTTCGGCGGGCTGCAGGGTGTTGAGCACCGCGGCGATTCGAGCGGTGGGCGGAGCGCTAGGCGAGAACACGGGTGCGGGCTCCCTCCATGATCCGGCGGCGGATCGCACCGGAGACGGCATCGATCAGCATCGTGACAGCGACGACCACGATGAGCAGGACACCCACCGTCGACCACTCACGGTACTGGGTATACGAGGTGAGCATGTCACCGATTCCGCCGACGCCGATCAGACCGAGCACGGCCGATGAGCGCACGTTGATCTCGAAGCGGTACAGCCAGAACGACCAGAACGCGGGCTCGACCTGGGGCCAGACACCCCAGCGCAGCACCTGCAGGGTGCCACCACCCGCCGCGCGTGCGGCCTCGATCGGCCCGCGGGGCACCGCCTCGACTGCTTCATAGCCCCATTTGCCGAGCGTGCCGATGCCGTTGATCGCCAGCGCGAGGGCGCCCGTGAACGGCGTGAGCCCCGTGACCGAGAGGATCACGATCGCGATGATGATCTCGGGAACCGCCCGGATGAGCGAGAACAGCCCGCGCAGCAGTGCGCGCAGCCAGGCGGGGCCGAAGCCGCGCGCGGCGAGCAGGCTGATGGGGGTCGCGAGCAGGATGCCGAGGATCGTGCCGACCCACGCCATCTCGATGCTGCGCCAGGTCTGCCAGAGCGCCTCGGGCAGCTTCTCCCAGTTTGGGCTGCCGAACATCAGGAACGTGTAGCGGACGATCTCGGCAGGAAGGTCGGCGAGACGTGCCCAGTTGATGTCGATCGACCAGAAAGCCAGCACGACGATGGCGGTGACGATGATCCATGAGGCGATGAGCCAGGGTCGGCGCGGCTTGTCCGGGATGACCGTGACGGCAGAGGGCGGAGTGAGCACGGTGGTCATACGAGTCTCCGTCGGATGGCGTCGGAGACGAGGTCGATCACGATGACGACGATGAGGATCTCCAGGATGATGAGCGAGAGCTGGTCGTAGCGGTAGAACGTGCGGACGGCGTCGATGAGCAGGCCCATGCCGCCGGCTCCGACCAGACCGAGCACCGTCGAGGCGCGGACGTTGAGTTCGAAGACGTAGAGAGTCTGGTTCGCGAACGCCGGCCAGGCATCCGGGAGCGCAAGTGTGCGGTTGATCTTCGTCTGTGTGGCACCGACCGCTCGGCCGGCCTCGAGCGGACCCCGGTCATTGGTGTCGATCGCCTCCGAGACGAGCTTGACGATGATGCCGACGTTGAACAGCAGCAGCGCGAGGATCCCGGGGAGCGCGCCGACACCGACCATCGCGACGAGGATCGCTGCGTAGAGCAGGTCGGGGACGCTGCGGATGACGTTCAGG
Coding sequences within:
- the gabT gene encoding 4-aminobutyrate--2-oxoglutarate transaminase, which encodes MALLDTAAVAVPLGGPDLPQERRLVTDLPGPRSAEILARKADAVAAGVGHTVPVAAVAAGGGVVVDADGNSLIDLGSGIAVTTVGNAHPKIAAAVAAQAAQFTHTCFMISPYESYIEVAEALNRLTPGDFAKKSALFNSGAEAVENAIKIARKHTGRQAVVAFDHGYHGRTNLTMALTAKSMPYKSGFGPFAPEVYRAPMSYPFRDGLEGGEAAARVILQLEKQIGADNLAAVIIEPIQGEGGFIVPADGFLPAIADWCRANGVVFIADEVQTGFARTGHMFASEIFGIEPDLITTAKGIAGGLPLAAVTGRSEIMDASHAGGLGGTYGGNPIACAAALAAIDVFENDGVIERAREIGEILTTRLAAMQQQDARIGDIRGHGAMIAAEFVNPETNAPDAALTAAVAKACVAQGVIVLTCGTYGNVIRFLPPLSIGDDLLNEGLDVVADALAANAG
- a CDS encoding PucR family transcriptional regulator, whose product is MDDTEQPTLRALFRRRDLGLALISSEGDLPVGALDRPLRWVHSSDLADPTPFLAEDLALLTTGTQFDAGTDFDVYVGRLADRGVLGLGFGTDVHRAGIPEELILECARRGTPLFEVPYRTPFIAIARAHSEAIAAQAYARRSWALDTQRALALAALRPRGLDATVAELGRRLGVWVGMYDAAGSLQLSHPRSAVTAGRLAELGERATEILARGLEAGQSLTIDDQTFTLFTVGRGGHLRGVIALAVDALDAEARTVVTSVIAMAGLALEQSDQLARSKRRLNSQLLSSLLDDDPTLARKVLGGMPSAPVVVAIAADAPTGPFADWWDRRRAEHGTASFLAESAEGVVLCLSMDDDALLDEVATRFGIRIGASGSESYDAFSRAHAQALAALRQQSGAGVFHFADAAGSSILSALATDEARLVAESRLAPLRDHDARSGGDLERSLRTWLEHDAKSDPAAAALGVHRHTLRSRITQAGSLLGSDLSSFPARAELWALLQTARD
- a CDS encoding MurR/RpiR family transcriptional regulator, with the translated sequence MLNTLQPAERRVAELIVESAEAVVEWTAQELADRAGVGRATVVRACQSFGYRGYPQLRVALAAELGSGPTEAGIDHGPGALGRMRGEIGRLAASLPALTSLLDADAVDEAVRLAASARRLLVLANGLSSPIANDLAMRLTASGRSAEFIADAIAQQIAARHLTPDDVCLIVSGSGANEASLRVATAAARGGATVIALTSFASSALTEAATLSLVIAPTGVSFRDELEHTSRVAYLVFAEVFAAAVTTERGADAVQARAHALEVVSDNLGEGE
- the phnE gene encoding phosphonate ABC transporter, permease protein PhnE, which encodes MTTVLTPPSAVTVIPDKPRRPWLIASWIIVTAIVVLAFWSIDINWARLADLPAEIVRYTFLMFGSPNWEKLPEALWQTWRSIEMAWVGTILGILLATPISLLAARGFGPAWLRALLRGLFSLIRAVPEIIIAIVILSVTGLTPFTGALALAINGIGTLGKWGYEAVEAVPRGPIEAARAAGGGTLQVLRWGVWPQVEPAFWSFWLYRFEINVRSSAVLGLIGVGGIGDMLTSYTQYREWSTVGVLLIVVVAVTMLIDAVSGAIRRRIMEGARTRVLA
- the phnE gene encoding phosphonate ABC transporter, permease protein PhnE; translated protein: MTEATPAPLEIPLRPRGAWRGPVILLAVVAITVVMCLPGIGIGVDLSAIARNWQNGADKIIKLLMPDWSFFPRTLPPLIETLQMAVIATAIGAVISLPLSFWAARATNPNAPARVIVRGILNVIRSVPDLLYAAILVAMVGVGALPGILALLLFNVGIIVKLVSEAIDTNDRGPLEAGRAVGATQTKINRTLALPDAWPAFANQTLYVFELNVRASTVLGLVGAGGMGLLIDAVRTFYRYDQLSLIILEILIVVIVIDLVSDAIRRRLV